In Xenorhabdus poinarii G6, the following are encoded in one genomic region:
- the cysI gene encoding assimilatory sulfite reductase (NADPH) hemoprotein subunit, with protein MSNVSKEKTGSLIVEGKLADSERMKSTSNYLRGTISEDLKNGLAGGFEGDNFLLIRFHGMYQQDDRDIRAERAEQKLEPRYAMMLRCRLPGGIITPNQWLGIDRFATENTLYGSIRLTNRQTFQFHGILKNNLKPAHQLLAQIGLDSLATANDVNRNVLCTSNPVQSVLHQQAYEWAKKISEHLLPRTHAYAEIWLDKEKIATTDEEPILGATYLPRKFKTSVVIPPQNDVDLHANDMNFVAIAEDDQLIGFNVLVGGGLAMTHGDKKTFPRLASEFGFIALEHTLAIAEAIVTTQRDWGNRTERKNAKTKYTLERVGIDTFKQEVEKRAGVKFAAIRPYAFTGRGDQIGWLKGIDDQWHLTLFIENGRLFDYPNKPLKTGIAEIAKIHQGDFRLTANQNLIVAGIPEREKARIEDIARAYGLMDDSVTTLRHHAMACVSFPTCPLAMAEAERFLPTFIDAVDVLMEKHGVGDEEIILRVTGCPNGCGRAMLAEIGLVGKALDRYNLHLGGNRIGDRIPRMYRENITSAEILQILDELIGRWASERHTNECFGDFLIRADIIKPVLNSAVDFYDWQEAV; from the coding sequence ATGAGCAATGTGAGCAAAGAAAAAACAGGTTCTTTGATCGTTGAAGGCAAACTGGCAGACAGTGAGCGTATGAAGTCGACCAGCAATTACCTGCGAGGCACGATCAGCGAAGATTTAAAAAATGGGTTGGCCGGGGGATTTGAGGGGGATAATTTCCTTCTCATCCGTTTTCATGGCATGTATCAGCAAGATGACCGTGATATTCGCGCAGAGCGCGCAGAACAAAAACTCGAACCCCGCTATGCCATGATGCTGCGCTGTCGCTTGCCGGGCGGTATTATTACCCCTAACCAATGGTTAGGCATCGATCGCTTTGCAACCGAAAATACGCTATACGGCAGCATCAGGCTGACCAACCGACAGACATTCCAGTTTCATGGGATCTTAAAAAATAACCTCAAGCCCGCCCATCAATTACTGGCACAGATCGGACTGGATTCACTGGCTACGGCCAATGATGTCAACCGTAACGTGCTGTGTACATCCAATCCGGTGCAATCGGTGTTACATCAACAGGCTTATGAGTGGGCGAAAAAAATCTCGGAACACTTGTTGCCTCGTACTCATGCCTATGCTGAGATCTGGTTGGATAAAGAAAAAATCGCCACAACCGATGAAGAACCTATTCTGGGCGCGACTTATCTGCCACGTAAATTCAAAACCTCAGTGGTTATTCCGCCACAAAATGATGTGGATCTGCATGCCAATGATATGAACTTTGTTGCTATTGCAGAAGATGATCAATTAATTGGCTTTAACGTGCTGGTGGGGGGGGGATTAGCCATGACCCACGGTGACAAAAAGACCTTCCCACGGCTGGCGAGTGAATTTGGTTTCATTGCTCTGGAACACACACTGGCTATTGCAGAGGCAATAGTGACAACTCAGCGTGATTGGGGTAACCGAACCGAACGTAAAAACGCGAAAACCAAATATACCCTTGAGCGCGTCGGTATCGACACTTTTAAACAAGAGGTTGAGAAGCGTGCTGGTGTGAAGTTTGCAGCCATTCGCCCATATGCATTCACAGGGCGGGGTGATCAAATTGGTTGGTTAAAAGGTATTGATGATCAATGGCATTTGACCTTATTTATTGAAAATGGTCGGTTGTTCGATTATCCCAACAAGCCGCTAAAAACGGGGATCGCAGAAATTGCGAAAATCCACCAAGGTGATTTTCGCTTGACCGCCAACCAAAACCTGATTGTGGCGGGCATTCCTGAGCGTGAAAAAGCACGGATTGAAGACATTGCTCGCGCCTACGGCTTAATGGATGATAGCGTGACAACGCTGCGTCATCATGCGATGGCTTGTGTTTCATTCCCGACGTGCCCCTTAGCGATGGCCGAAGCTGAGCGTTTCTTGCCGACATTTATCGACGCTGTTGATGTATTAATGGAAAAGCATGGTGTGGGTGATGAAGAGATCATATTGCGAGTCACAGGCTGCCCCAATGGTTGTGGCCGGGCGATGCTGGCAGAAATTGGGCTGGTGGGTAAAGCATTGGATCGTTACAACCTGCATCTTGGCGGAAACCGTATTGGTGACCGGATCCCTCGTATGTACAGGGAAAATATCACTTCAGCGGAGATCCTTCAGATATTGGATGAACTCATTGGCCGTTGGGCATCAGAACGCCATACCAATGAATGTTTTGGCGATTTTCTGATCCGTGCGGATATTATCAAGCCGGTATTGAATTCC
- the cysJ gene encoding NADPH-dependent assimilatory sulfite reductase flavoprotein subunit — MTVKPPSTVLLPVSPEQLSRLQSAISDFSSHQLAWLSGYFWGMVNQQPQTGVEALTVSAPETVTLLAASQTGNARRLAEQLRDSLLAENLNVNLMNAGDYKFKQISQERVLIVIASTQGEGEPAEEAVALYKYLYSKKAPSMKETVYAVFGLGDTSYENFCQAGKDFDRRLHELGAQRLLARVDADVEYQEQADQWRQQITAILTQRLSAQTTRPTPSTVMAEHSKEAPTYTKEMPLTASLLTNQKITGRGSDKDVRHIEIDLGDSGLRYQPGDALGVWFENDPALVDELIALLWRDGSEHVTVHGKSLSLREALISHVELTQNNSMIVEKYAALAKDDSLLALVANKPALQQYAQTTPIVDMVRSVAAHPEAQQFIDLLRPLTPRLYSISSSPSEVGNEVHITVGVVRYDIEGRARTGGASGYLADRLQEDDNIRVFIEQNNNFRLPTDPNTPVIMIGPGTGVAPFRAFLQHRDNQGATGKNWLFFGNPHFVEDFLYQVEFQRYVKEGLLTRIDLAWSRDQQHKVYVQDKLNEQGEEIWRWIQDGAHVYVCGDANRMAKDVEQALLSIISQYSGMDAEQADEFLSELRLERRYQRDVY; from the coding sequence ATGACCGTAAAACCACCTTCAACAGTATTACTACCTGTTTCTCCAGAACAATTATCACGCTTGCAATCTGCAATTAGTGATTTTTCCTCACATCAATTAGCTTGGTTATCTGGCTATTTTTGGGGAATGGTAAACCAACAACCTCAAACTGGGGTGGAAGCTTTAACCGTTTCCGCCCCGGAAACCGTAACCTTGCTTGCTGCATCGCAAACAGGCAATGCCCGTCGTTTAGCTGAACAACTGAGAGATTCACTGTTGGCTGAAAATCTCAACGTGAACTTGATGAATGCGGGTGACTATAAATTTAAACAGATTTCTCAAGAACGCGTATTGATTGTGATTGCTTCAACACAAGGTGAAGGCGAGCCTGCTGAAGAAGCTGTAGCACTGTATAAATATCTTTATTCCAAAAAAGCGCCATCCATGAAAGAGACAGTATATGCCGTCTTTGGTCTGGGTGATACGTCGTACGAAAACTTCTGTCAAGCGGGGAAAGATTTTGACCGTCGTTTGCATGAACTTGGGGCACAACGTTTGCTAGCACGAGTCGATGCAGATGTGGAATACCAGGAACAAGCGGATCAATGGCGTCAGCAAATCACGGCGATTTTGACACAGCGGTTGTCAGCGCAAACTACACGACCGACTCCGTCAACGGTAATGGCAGAACATAGCAAAGAAGCCCCAACGTATACCAAAGAAATGCCTCTAACGGCCTCTCTGTTGACTAATCAGAAAATAACCGGGCGTGGATCTGACAAAGATGTTCGCCATATTGAAATTGATTTAGGTGATTCCGGGTTGCGTTATCAGCCAGGAGATGCGCTGGGGGTTTGGTTTGAAAATGATCCGGCTTTAGTGGATGAATTAATCGCTCTGCTTTGGAGGGATGGTTCAGAACACGTCACTGTGCATGGAAAGTCACTTTCATTGCGTGAAGCGCTGATCAGCCATGTAGAGCTGACGCAAAATAACAGCATGATTGTTGAGAAATATGCCGCCTTGGCAAAGGATGACTCATTGTTGGCATTAGTGGCAAACAAACCTGCATTGCAGCAATACGCCCAGACAACACCGATTGTCGATATGGTCAGATCGGTTGCAGCACACCCAGAGGCCCAACAATTTATTGACTTATTACGTCCGTTGACGCCGCGACTCTATTCTATCTCCTCTTCTCCCTCGGAAGTGGGAAACGAAGTCCACATTACCGTGGGGGTGGTTCGTTATGACATTGAAGGGCGTGCGCGTACTGGCGGTGCGTCAGGTTATCTGGCGGATCGCTTGCAGGAGGATGACAACATCCGGGTTTTCATTGAACAGAACAATAACTTCCGTTTACCGACAGATCCGAATACCCCGGTCATTATGATTGGACCGGGAACCGGGGTTGCTCCGTTCAGGGCATTTTTGCAGCATCGTGACAATCAGGGAGCCACCGGTAAGAACTGGTTGTTTTTTGGTAATCCCCATTTTGTCGAAGATTTTCTTTATCAGGTTGAATTCCAGCGCTACGTGAAAGAGGGCTTATTGACCCGTATTGATCTGGCATGGTCAAGGGATCAGCAGCATAAAGTGTATGTACAAGACAAACTGAATGAACAGGGTGAAGAAATCTGGCGCTGGATTCAGGATGGCGCACATGTGTATGTGTGTGGCGATGCGAACCGCATGGCAAAAGACGTAGAACAAGCCCTATTGAGCATTATTTCACAATATAGTGGCATGGATGCTGAACAGGCCGATGAATTCTTGAGCGAATTGCGCCTTGAGCGCCGTTATCAGAGAGATGTGTACTAA
- the queD gene encoding 6-carboxytetrahydropterin synthase QueD, whose product MSTTIFKDFQFEAAHRLPNVPEGHKCGRLHGHSFMVRLEITGEIDPVSGWLMDFADVKAAFKPIWEQLDHHYLNEIPGLENPTSEVLAKWIWAMLKSTLPQLSAVIVKETCSAGSIYQGK is encoded by the coding sequence ATGAGTACAACTATCTTTAAAGATTTTCAATTCGAGGCCGCGCATCGCCTTCCAAACGTACCTGAAGGACACAAATGTGGGCGTCTGCATGGGCATTCATTTATGGTACGTCTGGAAATAACCGGAGAAATCGATCCTGTCAGTGGCTGGCTAATGGATTTTGCCGATGTGAAAGCGGCTTTTAAACCGATCTGGGAACAACTTGATCACCACTATCTCAATGAGATTCCTGGGCTTGAAAATCCCACCAGTGAAGTCTTGGCGAAGTGGATTTGGGCAATGTTAAAATCAACATTACCTCAACTCAGTGCTGTGATCGTCAAAGAAACCTGTAGTGCAGGCAGTATCTATCAGGGCAAATAA
- the queE gene encoding 7-carboxy-7-deazaguanine synthase QueE, translating to MIYPINEIFQTLQGEGVFTGVPSVFIRLQGCPVGCSWCDTKHTWEKEADKQQPIENILLKSQESDLWGVATAKQLLNIFIHQGYSAKHIVITGGEPCLYDLRPLTATLESEGYQCQIETSGTHVIQCTDKTWVTVSPKVKMRGGYQVLPEALKRADEIKHPVGRQRDIEALDELLTMLDGNPIPVIALQPISQKEDATRLCIETCIARNWRFSMQTHKYLNIA from the coding sequence ATGATTTACCCAATAAATGAAATCTTTCAAACTTTACAGGGAGAAGGTGTATTTACCGGCGTACCTTCGGTTTTCATTCGATTACAAGGATGTCCGGTAGGGTGCAGTTGGTGTGATACCAAACATACGTGGGAAAAAGAGGCGGATAAACAGCAGCCGATAGAAAATATCTTATTGAAATCACAAGAAAGTGATTTGTGGGGTGTCGCTACTGCAAAACAGTTGCTGAATATATTTATTCATCAAGGTTACAGTGCGAAACATATTGTTATCACTGGGGGAGAACCGTGCCTGTATGATTTGCGCCCTTTGACCGCGACACTGGAAAGTGAAGGCTATCAATGTCAGATAGAGACAAGCGGGACACACGTGATTCAATGTACGGATAAAACTTGGGTAACAGTCTCGCCGAAAGTGAAAATGCGTGGAGGGTATCAGGTTTTGCCTGAAGCGCTGAAACGCGCTGATGAAATCAAACATCCTGTCGGGCGGCAGCGCGATATTGAAGCATTGGATGAATTATTGACTATGCTTGATGGAAACCCGATACCCGTTATCGCCTTACAGCCGATTAGTCAGAAAGAAGATGCAACCCGCCTGTGCATCGAAACGTGTATTGCTCGTAACTGGCGTTTTTCGATGCAAACGCATAAGTACTTGAATATTGCTTAA
- a CDS encoding amino acid permease, producing the protein MQNNENQLKQGLSVRHIRFMALGSAIGTGLFYGSAAAIQQAGPAVLLAYLLGGAAVFIVMRALGEMAVNHPVSGSFSQYASHYLGPLAGFLTGWIYILEMLFVCLADITVFGTYMTFWFPDVEQWIWVLGIVCFIGALNLCHVKIFGEMEFWLSIVKVSAIIAMIIGGLTIMFYGFGQTTAHAPGLSNLWEHGGFMPNGISGVIASFAIVMFAFGGIEVIGITASEAKDPEKTIPKAINAVPFRILIFYVLTLCILMSIYPWNQIGQSGSPFVQIFSNLGIGSAANILNVVVITAAISAINSDIFGAGRMMYGMAQEGQAPESFKKLTRNGVPWMTVLVMIAVLLLGVVLNYLIPKKIFILIASVATFATVWVWLMILISHVAMRRQMSAEEIKTLKFPIPMWPIAPAITIVFMISVITLLGYFEQTRDALYVGLGWVCVLTLAYFFGVKKKLSTTRSANR; encoded by the coding sequence ATGCAAAATAATGAAAATCAGCTTAAACAAGGTCTAAGCGTGCGGCACATTCGCTTTATGGCTTTAGGCTCTGCAATAGGTACAGGGCTGTTTTATGGCTCAGCAGCGGCGATACAGCAAGCCGGCCCCGCAGTATTGTTGGCCTATTTACTCGGTGGTGCTGCCGTATTTATCGTGATGAGAGCACTTGGCGAAATGGCCGTTAACCATCCCGTTTCTGGTTCTTTTTCACAATATGCCAGCCATTATCTGGGGCCTTTGGCCGGTTTTTTAACTGGCTGGATCTATATCCTCGAAATGCTGTTTGTTTGTCTGGCTGATATTACTGTATTCGGCACTTATATGACATTTTGGTTTCCCGATGTTGAACAGTGGATCTGGGTTCTGGGCATTGTATGTTTTATTGGTGCCTTGAATCTGTGTCATGTCAAAATTTTCGGTGAAATGGAATTCTGGCTTTCGATCGTTAAAGTCAGTGCCATTATTGCGATGATTATTGGCGGGCTGACCATTATGTTTTACGGTTTCGGGCAAACAACTGCACATGCCCCCGGCTTGTCTAATCTATGGGAGCATGGCGGCTTTATGCCAAATGGCATCAGCGGCGTGATCGCTTCATTCGCCATTGTCATGTTCGCTTTTGGCGGTATCGAAGTTATTGGGATTACGGCCAGTGAAGCAAAAGATCCAGAAAAAACGATCCCTAAAGCAATTAATGCGGTTCCCTTTCGTATCTTGATCTTCTATGTCTTGACGCTGTGTATTCTGATGAGTATTTATCCATGGAATCAAATTGGTCAAAGTGGAAGCCCATTTGTACAAATTTTTTCCAATTTAGGTATTGGTTCAGCCGCAAATATTCTGAATGTGGTCGTGATTACCGCCGCGATTTCGGCTATCAATAGTGATATTTTTGGCGCAGGCAGAATGATGTATGGCATGGCTCAAGAAGGACAGGCGCCAGAATCATTCAAAAAATTGACCCGCAATGGTGTTCCATGGATGACCGTGTTGGTCATGATTGCAGTCCTGTTACTCGGCGTGGTTCTCAATTATCTGATCCCTAAAAAAATCTTTATTCTTATCGCCTCTGTCGCCACATTCGCAACCGTCTGGGTATGGCTGATGATTTTAATTTCACACGTTGCTATGCGTCGCCAAATGAGTGCGGAAGAAATCAAAACACTGAAATTTCCAATCCCAATGTGGCCAATTGCGCCTGCAATTACGATCGTTTTCATGATCAGTGTTATCACATTGTTAGGCTATTTTGAGCAAACAAGGGATGCGCTCTATGTTGGTTTAGGTTGGGTATGCGTACTTACTCTGGCCTATTTTTTCGGTGTGAAGAAGAAGCTATCAACAACACGTTCCGCTAATCGGTAA
- a CDS encoding endonuclease/exonuclease/phosphatase family protein: MRSWARKEYAQKDYAMRYVAGQPVERVFPTSKQLLEEASLPHGEPFLTNNLELSVTIWNIYKQHRPSWHHVLAALIKGSDLILLQEAQTTPALQEFITKSGLVADQVPALSLPQHPSGVMTLASSPPIYCCPLREKEPILRLSKSSLITVYSLPDKRQLMVINVHAINFSLGVDVYRRQLNNIGMHISLHHGPVIFAGDFNAWSRQRLDILERFTHRMELKEVYFNDDHRTIVFGKPLDFIFYRGLKVSQATVVTTGASDHNPLRVNFSL, translated from the coding sequence ATAAGAAGTTGGGCAAGAAAAGAATATGCTCAAAAAGATTACGCAATGAGATATGTCGCTGGTCAGCCTGTAGAGCGCGTTTTCCCCACATCTAAGCAACTACTTGAAGAGGCATCGTTACCACATGGTGAGCCGTTTCTGACCAACAATCTTGAACTTTCTGTCACTATCTGGAATATCTATAAGCAACACCGTCCATCATGGCACCATGTTTTAGCTGCTTTAATTAAGGGGAGTGACCTTATTTTGTTGCAAGAGGCACAAACCACCCCAGCTTTACAGGAATTCATTACAAAGAGTGGTTTGGTTGCTGATCAGGTGCCAGCATTATCGCTTCCTCAGCATCCATCAGGAGTGATGACATTAGCCTCGTCTCCACCAATATATTGCTGTCCACTTCGTGAGAAAGAGCCAATACTCAGGTTATCTAAATCATCATTAATCACCGTTTATTCGCTGCCCGATAAACGCCAGTTGATGGTGATTAACGTGCATGCCATTAATTTCAGTCTTGGTGTCGATGTTTATCGTCGGCAATTAAATAATATTGGTATGCATATAAGCTTGCATCATGGTCCGGTCATTTTTGCCGGAGATTTTAATGCATGGAGTCGACAGCGATTAGACATATTGGAACGTTTCACACATCGCATGGAATTGAAAGAAGTGTATTTTAATGATGATCATAGAACGATCGTTTTTGGCAAACCGTTGGATTTTATTTTTTATCGTGGACTAAAAGTTTCGCAAGCAACTGTTGTTACGACAGGCGCTTCTGATCATAACCCACTGAGAGTGAATTTCTCCTTGTGA
- the gmhB gene encoding D-glycero-beta-D-manno-heptose 1,7-bisphosphate 7-phosphatase, with the protein MTQGIPAVFLDRDGTINIDHGYVHEIDNFQFIDGAIEAMIELKKMGYALVLVTNQSGIARRFFTEEQFMQLTEWMDWSLADRGVDLDGIYYCPHHPEAEDEEYKKNCNCRKPQPGMLLDAQKELHIDMSSSYMVGDKIEDMLAADAAKIGTKVLVRTGKPITEDAEHAADLVINRLSDLPDVIKNRQK; encoded by the coding sequence GTGACTCAAGGTATTCCCGCCGTATTTTTAGATCGTGACGGCACGATTAACATCGATCATGGTTATGTCCATGAGATAGATAACTTTCAATTTATTGATGGTGCGATTGAAGCCATGATTGAGTTGAAAAAAATGGGTTATGCTCTGGTTTTGGTGACAAATCAATCAGGTATTGCACGTCGGTTCTTTACTGAAGAGCAGTTTATGCAATTAACTGAATGGATGGATTGGTCATTAGCAGATCGGGGGGTTGATCTTGATGGCATCTATTATTGTCCACATCATCCAGAAGCAGAGGATGAAGAATATAAGAAGAACTGTAACTGCCGCAAACCACAACCGGGTATGTTGCTGGATGCACAGAAAGAATTACATATCGACATGTCCTCTTCTTATATGGTCGGGGACAAAATAGAAGATATGTTGGCAGCCGATGCCGCGAAAATTGGTACTAAGGTTCTCGTTCGTACAGGAAAACCCATCACAGAAGATGCAGAACATGCTGCCGATTTAGTCATTAATCGCTTGTCAGATCTGCCAGATGTGATAAAAAACAGGCAAAAATAG
- the metN gene encoding methionine ABC transporter ATP-binding protein MetN yields MIRLTQINKVFQQGTRSIKALSDINLHVPQGQIYGVIGSSGAGKSTLIRCVNMLERPTSGQVFVAGQELTSLSARELTHARRHIGMIFQHFNLLSSRTVFDNVALPLELSNTPKTEIKAKVNELLELVGLADKHDAYPANLSGGQKQRVAIARALANSPKVLLCDEATSALDPATTRSILELLKDINRRLGLTILLITHEMDVVKRICDQVAVISGGQLIEQDSVSEIFSHPKTPVAQEFIKSTLHLDIPEDFLKKLKPEPAPDLSPLLKLEFTGQSVDAPLISMAVRRFNIDISILSSQIDYAGGVKFGVMLAELDGENDSIKSTIVFLEEHHVKVEILGYV; encoded by the coding sequence ATGATAAGACTGACTCAGATAAATAAAGTATTTCAACAAGGAACGCGCTCGATAAAAGCGCTTTCAGATATCAACCTACATGTCCCACAGGGACAAATTTATGGTGTTATTGGTTCTTCCGGTGCCGGTAAAAGCACATTAATCCGCTGTGTTAATATGCTGGAACGCCCGACTTCTGGACAAGTATTCGTTGCAGGGCAGGAGCTCACTTCGCTTTCGGCGCGTGAACTCACTCATGCACGTCGTCATATTGGTATGATTTTCCAGCACTTTAATTTGCTGTCATCCAGAACCGTGTTTGATAATGTTGCGTTACCTTTGGAACTGAGTAACACGCCAAAAACTGAAATAAAGGCCAAAGTTAACGAATTACTAGAATTAGTCGGTCTCGCTGACAAACATGATGCCTATCCTGCCAATTTATCTGGTGGACAAAAGCAACGTGTTGCAATTGCACGGGCACTCGCTAACTCACCCAAAGTCCTTCTGTGTGACGAAGCGACCAGTGCTCTTGATCCAGCCACAACCCGTTCTATTCTGGAGCTATTAAAAGACATTAATCGTCGATTGGGGTTAACTATTTTGTTAATTACCCATGAAATGGATGTCGTTAAACGTATCTGCGATCAAGTGGCCGTCATCAGTGGGGGGCAACTCATCGAACAAGATAGTGTAAGCGAGATCTTCTCGCATCCTAAGACGCCTGTAGCTCAGGAATTTATCAAATCGACGCTGCATTTGGATATTCCTGAAGACTTCTTGAAGAAGTTAAAACCGGAACCTGCGCCTGATCTTAGCCCATTATTGAAGTTAGAGTTCACGGGTCAATCCGTTGACGCACCTCTGATTTCGATGGCTGTTCGCCGCTTTAATATTGATATCAGCATATTAAGTTCTCAAATCGACTACGCTGGCGGGGTTAAGTTTGGCGTTATGCTGGCTGAGTTAGATGGGGAAAACGATAGTATCAAATCAACAATTGTCTTTTTAGAAGAGCATCATGTAAAAGTGGAGATTCTCGGTTATGTCTGA
- a CDS encoding methionine ABC transporter permease MetI: MSEGMILLLAQGVWETLVMTFVSGFFGFVIGLPAGVLLYVTRPGQIIENVTLYRVLSTLVNITRSIPFIILLVWMIPFTRLIVGTSIGLQAAIVPLTVGAAPFIARMVENALLEIPAGLIEAARAMGATPFQIVKKILLPEALSGLINAATITLITLVGYSAMGGAVGAGGLGQIGYQYGYIGYNATVMNTVLALLVVLVFLIQLSGDRLVKAVNRK; encoded by the coding sequence ATGTCTGAAGGAATGATTTTATTGTTAGCTCAAGGAGTCTGGGAAACTCTTGTAATGACTTTCGTTTCCGGTTTCTTTGGTTTTGTTATCGGATTACCGGCGGGCGTACTTTTATATGTCACCCGTCCTGGGCAGATCATTGAAAATGTAACGCTTTATCGCGTACTTTCTACCCTGGTAAATATTACACGTTCAATCCCTTTTATTATTCTATTGGTATGGATGATTCCATTTACTCGTCTGATAGTCGGAACCTCCATCGGTTTGCAGGCAGCGATTGTTCCATTGACCGTGGGAGCTGCACCATTTATTGCCCGCATGGTAGAAAATGCATTATTAGAAATTCCGGCCGGTTTAATTGAAGCGGCACGTGCAATGGGAGCAACACCGTTTCAGATTGTCAAAAAAATCCTATTGCCAGAAGCATTATCCGGTTTGATTAATGCCGCAACCATAACCCTCATCACATTAGTTGGTTATTCCGCCATGGGCGGTGCCGTTGGTGCTGGTGGTCTGGGGCAGATTGGCTATCAGTATGGATATATCGGCTATAATGCGACCGTGATGAATACCGTATTAGCGTTATTGGTTGTTTTAGTGTTCTTAATTCAGCTAAGTGGTGATCGTTTAGTCAAAGCTGTAAATCGTAAATAA
- a CDS encoding MetQ/NlpA family lipoprotein — MSVKLKSIATISALLGTLILAGCGQEQRDPNQINVGVISGPELQVAEVAKQVAKEKYGLDVKLTTFNDYVLPNEALSKGDIDVNVFQHKPYLDQQVKERHYKLAIVGHSFIFPMAAYSKKIKSLDQLQDGAQITLPNDPTNLGRALLLLQKQGLITLKEGVGLLPTVLDITSNPKHLDIVQLEAPQQPRSLDDQKIVFAIINNTYAGQVGLTPEQDGLFVEDKNSPYVNIIVSREDNKDAEKVKKFVEAYQSPEVEQEAQKVFKGGAIKGW; from the coding sequence ATGTCAGTAAAATTGAAATCCATTGCTACAATCAGCGCATTGTTAGGAACATTAATCCTCGCAGGTTGCGGACAGGAACAACGTGACCCAAACCAAATTAATGTTGGCGTTATTTCAGGACCTGAACTTCAAGTTGCTGAAGTTGCCAAACAAGTAGCTAAAGAGAAATATGGCCTTGATGTTAAGTTGACGACATTCAATGACTATGTTCTGCCAAATGAGGCATTGAGCAAGGGAGATATTGATGTGAATGTCTTTCAGCATAAGCCTTATTTAGATCAGCAAGTCAAAGAACGTCACTACAAATTAGCCATTGTTGGTCACTCTTTTATATTTCCAATGGCCGCTTATTCCAAAAAAATTAAGTCACTGGATCAGTTACAAGATGGTGCTCAAATTACCCTCCCCAACGATCCAACCAATTTAGGCCGCGCTTTGCTGTTATTACAAAAACAGGGTCTTATCACCTTGAAAGAGGGGGTTGGTCTGCTACCCACTGTACTGGACATTACCAGTAACCCTAAACACTTAGATATCGTACAACTGGAAGCGCCACAACAACCACGTTCACTGGACGATCAAAAGATTGTTTTTGCGATTATCAACAATACCTACGCTGGACAGGTTGGTTTAACGCCAGAACAAGATGGCCTCTTTGTGGAAGATAAAAATTCACCTTACGTCAATATTATTGTCAGCCGTGAAGACAATAAGGATGCGGAAAAAGTGAAGAAATTTGTGGAAGCGTATCAATCTCCAGAAGTAGAGCAAGAAGCACAGAAAGTCTTCAAGGGCGGTGCAATAAAAGGCTGGTAA
- the rcsF gene encoding Rcs stress response system protein RcsF: MRVLPVCFMVLFMVGCSSLPTQVNKADTPNSNSKSPSVTKNKASSYVRLYTKPDEISGLSFKELGIVAGESCRSTFQDSPASIATARQNMLAKAAYLNANAVLLHKCAILSGQGCYQIAICEGSALLMTNN; the protein is encoded by the coding sequence ATGCGTGTGTTACCTGTCTGTTTCATGGTGCTTTTCATGGTTGGTTGTTCTTCCCTGCCAACGCAAGTCAATAAGGCGGATACGCCAAATTCAAACTCAAAATCGCCTTCGGTCACGAAAAACAAAGCTTCTTCTTATGTCCGCCTCTACACCAAACCGGATGAAATTTCAGGTTTATCATTTAAAGAATTAGGTATTGTTGCCGGAGAATCCTGCCGCAGTACGTTTCAGGACTCTCCGGCCAGTATTGCAACCGCACGGCAAAACATGTTAGCAAAAGCCGCTTATCTAAACGCAAACGCAGTTTTACTACACAAATGTGCCATTTTATCTGGTCAGGGTTGCTACCAAATTGCCATTTGTGAAGGCTCAGCATTACTCATGACTAACAATTAA